The Lentzea guizhouensis genome contains a region encoding:
- a CDS encoding GTP pyrophosphokinase codes for MTDLADDLSLLRDLERRLLVYKFAIEELMTKLRILSEEFDYVHRHDPIEHITNRVKKPEGILEKLRRKGLPLEPDLIGDHLDDIAGVRVICPFVSDVYRVSAMLARQHDVDVLLTKDYIATPKPNGYRSLHLIVRIPVFLSDRVEHVKVEVQLRTIAMDFWATLEHKLFYKYDDRPPADFVDELMSSALIAAQLDERMESLHRRIHQDDR; via the coding sequence GTGACCGACCTGGCCGACGACCTCAGCCTGCTTCGCGACCTCGAACGCAGGTTGCTCGTCTACAAGTTCGCGATCGAAGAGCTCATGACCAAGCTGAGGATCCTCAGCGAGGAGTTCGACTACGTGCACCGGCACGACCCGATCGAGCACATCACGAACCGGGTCAAGAAGCCGGAGGGCATCCTGGAGAAGCTGCGGCGCAAGGGGTTGCCGCTCGAACCCGACCTGATCGGCGACCACCTCGACGACATCGCCGGGGTGCGGGTGATCTGCCCGTTCGTCTCGGACGTGTACCGGGTGTCGGCGATGCTGGCGCGCCAGCACGACGTGGACGTGCTGCTCACCAAGGACTACATCGCCACGCCCAAGCCGAACGGGTACCGCAGCCTGCACCTCATCGTGCGGATCCCGGTGTTCCTGTCGGACCGGGTGGAGCACGTGAAGGTCGAGGTGCAGCTGCGGACCATCGCGATGGACTTCTGGGCCACGCTGGAGCACAAGCTGTTCTACAAGTACGACGACCGGCCGCCGGCGGACTTCGTCGACGAGCTCATGTCCTCGGCGTTGATCGCCGCGCAGCTGGACGAGCGGATGGAGTCACTGCACCGCCGCATCCACCAGGACGACCGCTAG
- a CDS encoding D-cysteine desulfhydrase family protein, which yields MDLSAFSRVELGSWPTPLDDAPRLAAALGTQPVLIKRDDVNGLGAGGNKLRKLEFLLGDAIEQGADTVITFGALQTNHGRQTAAACAKLGLRCELVLTAKVPMTGPAYEQSGNIVLDHMFGANVHVCATAEETVETYDRINHAGAVTLPVGGSNALGTLGYVAAAEELVGQLAERGVDDALIVVPQGSGATAAGIALGIELLGWPGTVHAASVSHSAEEAAAELRQLATDAAELLGEPAPKLDHVTVTDDTIGPGYGVPTDEMWAVLKLFASTEGVILDPVYTGKAAVAFERLVPAATKPVVFLHTGGLPGFYGYAPQAVDRYL from the coding sequence ATGGACTTGAGTGCGTTCTCCCGCGTGGAACTGGGCAGCTGGCCGACCCCGCTCGACGACGCCCCGCGCCTGGCCGCCGCACTCGGCACCCAGCCGGTCCTGATCAAGCGCGACGACGTCAACGGCCTCGGCGCCGGCGGCAACAAGCTGCGCAAGCTCGAGTTCCTCCTCGGCGACGCGATCGAGCAGGGCGCGGACACGGTCATCACGTTCGGCGCGCTGCAGACCAACCACGGCCGCCAGACCGCCGCCGCCTGCGCCAAGCTCGGCCTGCGCTGCGAGCTCGTGCTCACCGCCAAGGTCCCGATGACCGGCCCCGCCTACGAGCAGTCCGGCAACATCGTCCTGGACCACATGTTCGGCGCGAACGTGCACGTCTGCGCGACCGCCGAGGAGACCGTCGAGACCTACGACCGGATCAACCACGCCGGCGCCGTCACGCTCCCGGTCGGCGGCTCCAACGCGCTCGGCACGCTCGGTTACGTCGCCGCCGCCGAGGAGCTCGTCGGCCAGCTCGCCGAACGGGGTGTCGACGACGCCCTGATCGTCGTCCCCCAGGGCTCCGGCGCCACCGCCGCGGGCATCGCGCTCGGCATCGAGCTGCTCGGCTGGCCGGGCACCGTCCACGCCGCCAGCGTCTCGCACAGCGCCGAGGAGGCCGCGGCCGAGCTCCGCCAGCTCGCGACCGACGCCGCGGAGCTGCTCGGCGAGCCCGCGCCGAAGCTCGACCACGTGACGGTCACCGACGACACGATCGGGCCCGGCTACGGGGTGCCGACCGACGAGATGTGGGCCGTGCTGAAGCTCTTCGCGTCCACCGAAGGGGTGATCCTGGACCCGGTCTACACCGGCAAGGCGGCGGTGGCGTTCGAGCGGCTCGTCCCCGCCGCGACCAAGCCCGTCGTGTTCCTGCACACCGGCGGACTGCCCGGCTTCTACGGCTACGCACCGCAAGCCGTGGACCGGTACCTCTGA
- a CDS encoding ABC transporter substrate-binding protein, protein MRIVSLLPAATDIVAELGLAGHLVGRTHECDWPASVADVPVVTGTGVDQDAVSSREISATVHRGSSVFRLDTELLSDLKPDVILTQDLCDVCAVSYESVTTAVRLMDAGPTVLSLEPSTVDEVLGCLKTVGDVLGVDSAPRIERLRARIGHVERLTAGLPRPRVAAIEWLDPVWPAGHWVPEQIAAAGGLPLLASPGEHTGPITWPAVHEAEPDVVLLLPCGFPVDRTLAELPDQAFPETWVLDGPSYFNRPGPRIVRGVEVLAQVLHGVGPALEPGEAIKLVPWT, encoded by the coding sequence ATGCGGATCGTCTCGCTGCTGCCGGCGGCGACCGACATCGTCGCGGAGCTGGGACTGGCCGGGCACCTCGTCGGACGCACCCACGAGTGCGACTGGCCGGCGTCGGTCGCCGACGTCCCCGTGGTCACCGGCACCGGCGTCGACCAGGACGCGGTGAGCAGCCGGGAGATCTCCGCGACCGTCCACCGCGGGTCGTCGGTCTTCCGGCTCGACACCGAGCTGCTCTCCGACCTCAAGCCGGACGTGATCCTCACCCAGGACCTCTGCGACGTCTGCGCGGTGTCCTACGAGAGCGTGACCACGGCCGTGCGGCTGATGGACGCCGGGCCGACGGTGCTCAGCCTGGAGCCCTCCACAGTGGACGAGGTGCTCGGCTGCCTGAAGACCGTCGGCGACGTGCTCGGTGTGGACAGCGCGCCGCGGATCGAGCGGTTGCGCGCCCGGATCGGCCACGTCGAGCGGTTGACGGCGGGTCTTCCCCGCCCGCGGGTGGCGGCGATCGAGTGGCTCGACCCGGTGTGGCCGGCCGGTCACTGGGTGCCGGAGCAGATCGCGGCGGCCGGTGGGCTGCCGTTGCTCGCTTCTCCCGGCGAGCACACGGGACCGATCACCTGGCCGGCCGTGCACGAGGCGGAACCGGACGTGGTCCTGCTCCTCCCGTGCGGCTTCCCGGTCGACCGCACCCTCGCCGAGCTGCCCGATCAGGCGTTCCCCGAGACGTGGGTCCTCGACGGCCCGTCGTACTTCAACCGGCCGGGCCCGCGCATCGTGCGCGGTGTCGAGGTGCTGGCCCAGGTCCTGCACGGCGTCGGCCCGGCGTTAGAGCCCGGCGAGGCCATTAAGCTTGTGCCATGGACTTGA
- a CDS encoding NUDIX domain-containing protein: MTALHAGDPAAFAADVLDEGPAELEHEPGVASRRPTKTCAGGALIRDSTGRVMFVVPAYKSVLDIPGGLTEDDESPKAAALREIREELGVDLALGPLLVVDWTPRNGVWRDCHQFVFDGGVLDDAVAHDPELESLVYLTLDEARPRIHPSLHRRLVLAVAALESGSPRYAEFGREV, from the coding sequence ATGACCGCACTGCACGCCGGCGACCCCGCCGCATTCGCCGCCGATGTACTGGACGAGGGTCCCGCCGAGCTGGAGCACGAACCAGGCGTGGCGTCGCGCCGTCCCACGAAGACGTGCGCGGGCGGCGCGCTGATCCGCGATTCCACCGGACGCGTCATGTTCGTCGTGCCGGCCTACAAGTCCGTGCTGGACATCCCGGGCGGGCTGACCGAGGACGACGAGTCGCCCAAGGCGGCGGCTCTGCGGGAGATCCGCGAGGAGCTCGGCGTCGACCTCGCGCTCGGGCCGCTGCTGGTGGTGGACTGGACCCCGCGCAACGGCGTCTGGCGCGACTGCCACCAGTTCGTGTTCGACGGCGGGGTGCTCGATGACGCCGTGGCCCACGACCCGGAGCTGGAGTCGCTGGTGTACCTGACGCTCGACGAGGCCCGGCCGCGGATCCACCCCTCGCTGCACCGGCGGCTCGTGCTCGCGGTGGCGGCGCTGGAAAGCGGTTCCCCGCGGTACGCGGAGTTCGGGAGGGAGGTCTGA
- a CDS encoding tetratricopeptide repeat protein, with amino-acid sequence MFSWSYRALPQPAARLFRLLGRHPGPDHSAAAAAALAGVDVPAARRLLDVLRSAHLVEQTAPDRFAMHDLLRLYARQLGADEQALERLADWYLHTAYAAVDLVNPAMLHLPRPEVRAELSGRAEALEWLETERHNLIALIHTAGGPTAWRLADALRGYFWLRKYHDDWLDALREGLRASVVDGDLRAQTAMHHGIATARLSLSHYALAAGHFEQARRLSERSRWHEAQAAALGNLGIIHRHRGRLRDAAVCHARALAVVRSIGAEVREAEVLGNLGNVHYEMGHLRLAERHCQRALVIHRAHASTLGEAVDLSLLGRISFDLGELSHSAAFCSAVLRMDLGARGLQAATLAHLALVQCALGQHDQAAVHAAQALDLARDTDSRGAELDAQNALASSTAGGAASPAAERHRHALDLARADGYRRGEVESLVELSAAVVALGRPDPGLAAQAVSLAAEAGFRVLRGRALTALAHARAATGAVDAAVASGEEALGVHLATGHRLGHAATTALLAQLRRL; translated from the coding sequence GTGTTCTCGTGGTCCTACCGGGCGTTGCCGCAGCCGGCCGCGCGGTTGTTCCGGTTGCTGGGCCGCCATCCCGGACCCGACCACAGCGCGGCGGCCGCCGCCGCGCTGGCCGGGGTGGACGTGCCGGCCGCACGGAGGTTGCTGGACGTGCTCAGGTCGGCGCACCTGGTCGAGCAGACCGCACCGGACCGGTTCGCGATGCACGACCTGCTGCGGCTGTACGCCCGCCAGCTCGGTGCGGACGAGCAGGCGCTGGAACGCCTGGCCGACTGGTACCTGCACACCGCATACGCCGCGGTCGACCTGGTGAACCCGGCGATGCTGCACCTGCCGCGGCCGGAGGTGCGCGCCGAGCTGAGCGGCCGCGCGGAGGCGTTGGAGTGGCTGGAGACCGAGCGGCACAACCTGATCGCGCTGATCCACACCGCCGGAGGTCCCACGGCGTGGCGGCTGGCGGACGCGCTGCGCGGCTACTTCTGGTTGCGCAAGTACCACGACGACTGGCTCGACGCGTTGCGCGAGGGGCTGCGTGCGTCCGTTGTGGACGGTGATCTCCGCGCGCAGACCGCGATGCACCACGGGATCGCCACCGCCCGGCTCAGCCTGAGCCACTACGCGCTCGCCGCCGGGCACTTCGAGCAGGCGCGCCGGCTCAGCGAGCGGAGCCGCTGGCACGAGGCGCAGGCCGCCGCGCTCGGCAACCTCGGCATCATCCACCGCCACCGCGGCCGGCTGCGCGACGCCGCCGTCTGCCACGCGCGGGCCCTCGCCGTGGTCAGGTCGATCGGCGCGGAGGTCAGGGAGGCCGAGGTGCTGGGCAACCTCGGCAACGTCCACTACGAGATGGGCCACCTGCGTCTCGCGGAACGCCACTGTCAACGCGCGCTCGTCATCCACCGCGCGCACGCCTCGACGCTCGGTGAGGCGGTCGACCTCAGCCTGCTCGGCCGGATCTCCTTCGACCTCGGCGAGCTCTCCCACTCCGCCGCGTTCTGCAGCGCGGTGCTGCGCATGGACCTCGGCGCGCGCGGCCTGCAGGCGGCGACGCTGGCACACCTCGCGCTGGTCCAGTGCGCTCTGGGGCAGCACGACCAGGCCGCGGTGCACGCGGCCCAGGCACTCGACCTGGCCCGCGACACCGACAGCCGCGGCGCCGAACTTGACGCCCAGAACGCGCTGGCCTCGTCGACCGCCGGTGGTGCCGCTTCGCCAGCCGCCGAACGCCACCGGCACGCCCTCGACCTGGCGCGCGCCGACGGCTACCGGCGCGGCGAGGTGGAGTCCCTGGTCGAGCTGAGCGCCGCGGTGGTGGCGCTCGGCCGTCCCGACCCCGGCCTGGCCGCGCAGGCCGTCTCACTGGCCGCTGAGGCGGGTTTCCGGGTACTCCGTGGCCGCGCTCTCACAGCTCTGGCGCACGCCAGGGCCGCGACCGGTGCCGTCGACGCCGCCGTGGCCAGCGGCGAGGAGGCACTGGGAGTCCACCTCGCCACCGGTCACCGCCTCGGCCACGCCGCCACCACGGCGTTGCTGGCCCAGCTCAGGCGCCTCTAG
- a CDS encoding AfsR/SARP family transcriptional regulator, with translation MGGVEFRLLGAVGAWNGDQAVELGHGRRRCVLAALLIDANQVVSADQLLDRAWGDAVPRQGRDTLYAYLSRLRQAFRGLDVEIARRSGGYVLNVDPETVDLHRFHRLVARGRAESGAARLALLDEAVALWRGEAFAGMGTPWLDSVREDLAEERFGVELDRVDLRLELGLHGELATELAAAVREHPLDERLAGQFMLALYRSGRQAEALAAYQGLRDRLADALGVDPVPEVQRLHTALLRQAPEVAPPAAERPPAQVPGGVPHFVGRAEALRELGRAVSVVVGTGGVGKSALIVHWAHLHGDEFPDGQLYVNLRGYDTAEPMTASAALEGFLRALGVERIPVDVDERAALYRSTLAGRRMVVLLDNARSAEQVRPLLPGRHGCVVLVTSRDDLAGWWPATARTGSRWGA, from the coding sequence GTGGGGGGAGTCGAGTTCCGCCTGCTCGGAGCTGTCGGGGCCTGGAACGGGGACCAGGCCGTCGAGCTCGGGCACGGCAGAAGACGGTGTGTGCTGGCCGCGTTGCTCATCGACGCGAACCAGGTGGTGTCGGCGGACCAGCTGCTGGACCGGGCGTGGGGCGACGCGGTGCCGCGGCAGGGGCGTGACACGTTGTACGCGTACCTCTCCCGGCTGCGGCAGGCGTTTCGCGGGCTGGACGTGGAGATCGCGCGCCGCTCCGGCGGGTACGTGCTGAACGTCGACCCGGAAACCGTTGACCTGCACCGGTTCCACCGGCTGGTCGCGCGCGGGCGGGCGGAGAGCGGGGCGGCGCGGCTCGCGTTGCTCGACGAGGCCGTGGCGCTGTGGCGGGGTGAGGCGTTCGCCGGGATGGGGACGCCGTGGCTCGACAGCGTGCGGGAGGACCTGGCCGAGGAGCGGTTCGGCGTCGAGCTGGACCGGGTCGACCTGCGGCTGGAGCTGGGGCTGCACGGCGAGCTGGCGACTGAGCTGGCCGCGGCGGTGCGGGAGCACCCGCTGGACGAGCGGCTGGCCGGGCAGTTCATGCTCGCGCTGTACCGGTCGGGGCGGCAGGCCGAGGCGCTGGCCGCCTACCAGGGCTTGCGCGACCGGCTGGCCGACGCGCTCGGCGTCGACCCGGTGCCGGAGGTGCAGCGGCTGCACACGGCGTTGCTGCGGCAGGCACCCGAGGTCGCTCCTCCGGCGGCGGAACGGCCGCCCGCGCAGGTGCCCGGCGGTGTGCCGCACTTCGTCGGGCGCGCGGAGGCGTTGCGGGAGCTCGGTCGCGCGGTGTCGGTGGTCGTGGGCACCGGCGGGGTCGGAAAGTCCGCGCTCATCGTGCACTGGGCGCACCTGCACGGCGACGAGTTCCCCGACGGGCAGCTGTACGTGAACCTGCGCGGGTACGACACGGCCGAACCGATGACCGCTTCCGCTGCGCTGGAAGGGTTTCTGCGCGCGCTCGGGGTGGAGCGGATTCCGGTCGACGTGGACGAGCGGGCCGCGCTCTACCGGTCCACGCTGGCCGGGCGGCGGATGGTGGTGCTGCTGGACAACGCGCGGTCGGCCGAGCAGGTGCGGCCGTTGCTGCCGGGGCGGCACGGGTGCGTCGTGCTGGTGACGAGCCGCGACGACCTGGCCGGCTGGTGGCCCGCGACGGCGCGCACCGGGTCACGCTGGGGTGCCTGA
- a CDS encoding alpha/beta fold hydrolase — translation MASQHDTVHELLRLRVNGVNLKIAAVRRTGRLAPVVFLHGLGGTKEDYTDVVLRPAFAGRPVLAFDAPGCGASECADLAAVDIAFLVDTTRAVLDDLGTSRFHLVGHSMGGVAGLLLAHRLPGRVLSFVNIQGNLTPQDCFLSRPAITGHRDFFAAFTDAVRRAPHYANELYAASLPHKVRRGAAHGILASMVELSDHGELMSKFLALPCPRMFLYGEEYAALPYLPGLDAYGVELAEIPHSGHFPMYSNPVAMWRHIAEFHQRVESVHSRDVRSHA, via the coding sequence ATGGCATCGCAGCACGACACCGTCCACGAGTTGCTCAGACTGCGCGTGAACGGCGTGAACCTCAAGATCGCCGCGGTCCGCCGCACCGGTCGGCTCGCCCCCGTCGTGTTCCTGCACGGTCTCGGTGGCACCAAAGAGGACTACACGGATGTCGTACTGCGCCCCGCCTTCGCCGGCCGCCCGGTCCTCGCCTTCGACGCACCCGGTTGCGGTGCCAGCGAGTGCGCGGACCTCGCCGCGGTCGACATCGCGTTCCTCGTGGACACCACCCGCGCCGTCCTCGACGACCTGGGCACCAGCCGGTTCCACCTCGTCGGCCACTCGATGGGCGGCGTCGCCGGGCTGCTGCTCGCCCACCGCCTGCCGGGCCGGGTGCTGAGCTTCGTCAACATCCAGGGCAACCTCACCCCGCAGGACTGCTTCCTGTCCCGGCCCGCGATCACCGGCCATCGCGACTTCTTCGCCGCGTTCACCGACGCCGTCCGCCGCGCCCCGCACTACGCGAACGAGCTGTACGCGGCGAGCCTGCCGCACAAGGTCCGGCGCGGCGCGGCACACGGCATCCTCGCGTCCATGGTGGAGCTTTCCGACCACGGCGAGCTGATGTCGAAGTTCCTGGCACTGCCGTGTCCGCGGATGTTCCTGTACGGCGAGGAATACGCGGCGTTGCCGTATCTGCCGGGACTCGACGCGTACGGGGTGGAGCTCGCGGAGATCCCGCACAGCGGTCACTTCCCGATGTACTCGAACCCGGTGGCGATGTGGCGGCACATCGCGGAGTTCCACCAGCGCGTGGAATCGGTCCACAGCCGGGACGTCCGCTCCCACGCCTAG
- a CDS encoding cellulose binding domain-containing protein, with protein MTRPLTAVLLALVLTACGSGEPTPQPSPTRPVLKPPTLISDAPEEVPQVVRSVPDPITVEMADGKRFRIALLAPPAECWAPQALAFARTTLLVRPVRLSSVTPGEASLLLEDGTDYALLAIREGVLRAQGADVGKYTDAEMAAAQADRGLWGPPCEGLDNPRTTTKAVASTPVTTTPPPPPPAGPTPPPPPRPCAVDYRITARWEGGFTADVTLRNTSASPVNGWTVGWTFGRDQAVTQMWRAKLLRGTGSVRAMNEDYTAEIAPGGSVTFGFNGSFRGANPEPSAFTLNGSACAVQ; from the coding sequence ATGACCAGACCCCTGACGGCCGTGCTGCTCGCGCTGGTGCTGACCGCGTGCGGCAGCGGTGAGCCGACCCCGCAGCCGAGCCCGACCCGTCCCGTGCTGAAGCCGCCGACGCTGATCTCCGACGCACCGGAGGAAGTTCCGCAGGTGGTGCGCTCGGTGCCGGACCCGATCACCGTGGAGATGGCCGACGGCAAGAGGTTCCGGATCGCCCTGCTCGCCCCGCCCGCGGAGTGCTGGGCGCCGCAGGCGCTGGCGTTCGCGCGCACCACGTTGCTGGTGCGGCCGGTCAGGCTCAGCAGCGTCACGCCCGGCGAGGCCAGCCTGCTCCTCGAAGACGGCACCGACTACGCGTTGCTCGCCATCCGCGAGGGCGTGCTGCGGGCCCAGGGCGCCGACGTCGGCAAGTACACCGACGCGGAAATGGCTGCGGCACAGGCGGACCGCGGGCTGTGGGGACCGCCGTGCGAGGGCCTGGACAACCCGCGGACGACGACGAAGGCGGTCGCGTCGACGCCGGTCACGACCACGCCACCACCTCCACCTCCGGCCGGGCCCACACCGCCACCGCCGCCGCGGCCGTGCGCCGTGGACTACCGGATCACCGCGCGGTGGGAGGGCGGGTTCACCGCCGACGTGACCCTGCGCAACACCAGCGCCTCCCCGGTCAACGGCTGGACGGTGGGCTGGACGTTCGGCAGGGACCAGGCGGTGACTCAGATGTGGCGGGCCAAGCTGTTGCGCGGCACCGGATCGGTGCGCGCGATGAACGAGGACTACACCGCCGAGATCGCGCCGGGCGGCTCGGTGACCTTCGGGTTCAACGGCAGCTTCCGCGGCGCCAACCCGGAACCGTCCGCGTTCACGCTCAACGGCAGCGCCTGCGCGGTGCAGTGA
- a CDS encoding aminoglycoside phosphotransferase family protein, translating into MELLTGGGINEVYRTGDTVRRPTGAWSPLVHGLLRHVRAKGFTGAPDFHGIDEEGREVLTFFPGDVSNYPLSPAARSEEALVSAARLLRSYHDATVGFGRSGDWMLPAREPAEVVCHGDFAPYNCVLDGDTAVAMIDFDTAHPAPRRWDVAYALYRWAPLTHPDNGDGFGTVEQQAARAARFCDAYGLEDRSNLAEAVADRLTALVEFMHAQADAGNAAFASHIADGHDRLYLRDIEYIRTSFTGLLG; encoded by the coding sequence ATGGAACTTCTCACAGGCGGCGGAATCAACGAGGTCTATCGCACCGGTGACACCGTGCGCCGGCCGACGGGTGCGTGGTCACCGCTCGTGCACGGGCTGCTGCGGCACGTTCGCGCAAAGGGTTTCACCGGTGCGCCCGACTTCCACGGCATCGACGAGGAGGGCCGCGAGGTCCTCACGTTCTTCCCCGGTGATGTCAGCAACTACCCGCTCTCCCCCGCCGCGCGGTCGGAGGAGGCGCTCGTCAGCGCCGCCCGGCTGCTGCGGTCCTACCACGACGCGACTGTCGGCTTCGGTCGCTCCGGCGACTGGATGCTGCCGGCGCGGGAACCGGCCGAGGTGGTCTGCCACGGCGACTTCGCGCCGTACAACTGCGTGCTGGACGGGGACACGGCCGTCGCGATGATCGACTTCGACACCGCCCACCCGGCGCCGCGGCGGTGGGACGTGGCGTACGCGTTGTACCGCTGGGCACCCCTCACCCACCCGGACAACGGCGACGGGTTCGGCACGGTCGAGCAGCAGGCCGCCAGGGCGGCGCGGTTCTGCGACGCCTATGGACTGGAAGACCGCTCAAACCTCGCCGAAGCCGTAGCGGACCGGCTCACCGCGCTCGTCGAGTTCATGCACGCGCAGGCGGACGCGGGCAACGCGGCGTTCGCGAGCCACATCGCGGACGGCCACGACCGGTTGTACCTGCGCGACATCGAGTACATCCGCACCTCGTTCACCGGTCTGCTCGGTTAG
- a CDS encoding S26 family signal peptidase, whose product MTRTAHGPAAGTRSRTWAGWLLVLGDNLARSKDSRLLGCIPDTDLLGVVLRPIGQG is encoded by the coding sequence GTGACCAGGACCGCGCACGGTCCGGCGGCGGGCACGAGGTCGCGCACCTGGGCCGGGTGGCTGCTGGTGCTGGGGGACAACCTGGCGCGCAGCAAGGACTCCCGGCTGCTCGGGTGCATCCCGGACACCGACCTGCTCGGTGTGGTGCTGCGGCCGATCGGGCAGGGGTGA
- a CDS encoding IucA/IucC family protein, with amino-acid sequence MCQDHVILTQTQVETEFAAALEGERAERFLAALPAAREAVLQRVRRAVDVEPLPAVERTDGHPADVVRQWPNSERLAREVAHSVAGLALARTAKPLATPFLDRTLEEHEQSVVDGHPLHPCCRNRTGFTAQDHLDYGPEHRPRTALRLHPADDHVVFGDWPEELRDGRTLLLPVHPWQATRKEVHSIGTLDASPLMALRTLSAGAWHVKTTLSAQITSAVRDISASSITTATTVSDFLERTVEGIELQRNRASAAVRTNGEPDRELGVILRDKPAIRPNETLLPLAALTARPVDGAKPPICHLGDPVQWLTEFAELAVPPIMTLLARGVALEAHEQNLLVGLTNGRPTRLVYRDLADIRVSPRPDLPDRLHADQEALRAKTFATFFATTLTGLVTTLEAPTAELWQVIAGTLPDTPDRHALLHDPIPAKPLTLMRLDPATKQWAHLPNPFKS; translated from the coding sequence ATGTGTCAGGATCACGTCATTCTCACGCAAACGCAGGTCGAGACGGAATTCGCCGCCGCGCTGGAGGGTGAGCGGGCCGAGCGGTTCCTCGCCGCGTTGCCGGCTGCGCGGGAGGCGGTGCTCCAGCGGGTGAGGCGGGCGGTCGACGTCGAGCCGTTGCCTGCGGTCGAGCGCACGGACGGGCATCCGGCCGACGTGGTCCGGCAGTGGCCGAACAGTGAGCGGCTGGCTCGGGAGGTCGCGCACAGCGTGGCGGGGCTGGCGTTGGCGCGGACGGCGAAACCGCTGGCCACGCCGTTTCTGGACCGCACGCTGGAGGAGCACGAGCAGAGCGTCGTGGACGGGCACCCGTTGCACCCGTGTTGCCGCAACCGGACCGGGTTCACGGCTCAGGACCACCTCGACTATGGCCCGGAACATCGGCCAAGGACAGCGCTGAGGCTCCACCCGGCCGACGACCACGTGGTGTTCGGCGACTGGCCGGAGGAGCTCAGAGACGGCCGGACGCTCCTGCTCCCGGTGCACCCGTGGCAGGCGACACGTAAGGAAGTTCACTCGATCGGCACGCTCGACGCGAGCCCGTTGATGGCCCTGCGGACGTTGTCGGCCGGCGCGTGGCACGTGAAGACGACGCTCAGCGCGCAGATCACCTCGGCCGTGCGGGACATCTCGGCGAGCTCGATCACAACCGCCACGACGGTCTCGGACTTCCTGGAACGCACCGTCGAAGGCATCGAGCTGCAGCGCAACCGGGCCTCCGCCGCCGTGCGCACGAACGGTGAGCCGGACCGTGAGCTGGGCGTGATCCTGCGCGACAAACCGGCGATCCGCCCGAACGAGACGCTGCTGCCGCTCGCCGCCCTCACGGCCAGGCCGGTCGACGGCGCGAAGCCGCCGATCTGCCACCTCGGTGACCCGGTGCAGTGGCTCACCGAGTTCGCCGAACTGGCCGTGCCGCCGATCATGACCCTGCTCGCCAGGGGCGTGGCGCTGGAGGCGCACGAGCAGAACCTGCTGGTCGGGCTGACGAACGGCCGACCCACGAGACTGGTCTACCGCGACCTCGCCGACATCCGGGTCAGCCCGCGCCCCGACCTCCCCGACCGCCTGCACGCCGACCAGGAGGCCCTGCGCGCCAAGACGTTCGCCACGTTCTTCGCGACCACGCTGACCGGCCTGGTCACCACCCTCGAAGCACCAACAGCAGAGCTCTGGCAGGTCATCGCCGGAACACTGCCGGACACACCCGACCGGCACGCGCTGCTGCACGACCCGATCCCGGCGAAACCGCTCACGCTGATGCGACTCGACCCGGCGACCAAGCAGTGGGCCCACCTGCCGAACCCGTTCAAGAGCTGA